In Sphingomonas sp., a single window of DNA contains:
- a CDS encoding sigma-70 family RNA polymerase sigma factor codes for MASPTPSAGDGARARLVEALAAVAGGDRKALKTVYDLTSAKLMGVCLRICQDREAAEDVMQDVYMKVWDRAGRFDASRASPITWLCTIARNTAIDWRRARGLGETAPVEAALALPDGRPSAEALLEAGETQARIFDCLEALEEKPRGAIRAAFFQGRTYPELAAAAAVPLGTMKSWIRRGLIQLRGCLGDG; via the coding sequence GTGGCTTCTCCCACCCCTTCGGCCGGCGACGGCGCACGCGCCCGTCTCGTCGAGGCGCTCGCCGCCGTCGCGGGCGGCGACCGCAAGGCGCTCAAAACCGTCTATGATCTAACGTCGGCGAAGCTGATGGGCGTTTGCCTGCGTATCTGCCAGGACCGCGAGGCCGCAGAGGATGTGATGCAGGACGTGTATATGAAGGTGTGGGACAGGGCAGGGCGCTTCGACGCGTCGCGCGCCAGCCCGATCACCTGGCTGTGCACGATCGCCCGCAACACCGCGATCGACTGGCGCCGCGCGCGCGGGCTGGGCGAGACCGCCCCGGTCGAGGCCGCGCTGGCGCTGCCCGACGGTCGCCCCTCTGCCGAGGCGCTGCTCGAAGCCGGTGAAACGCAGGCGCGGATTTTCGATTGCCTCGAGGCGCTGGAGGAAAAACCACGCGGGGCGATTCGCGCCGCCTTCTTCCAGGGCCGCACCTATCCCGAACTCGCCGCCGCCGCCGCGGTGCCGCTGGGCACGATGAAGAGCTGGATCCGGCGCGGGCTGATCCAATTGCGGGGGTGCCTCGGCGATGGCTGA
- a CDS encoding electron transfer flavoprotein subunit beta/FixA family protein, whose amino-acid sequence MKVLVPVKRVLDYNVKPRVKADGTGVDLANVKMSMNPFDEIAIEEAVRLKEKGAATEIVVVTIGVAKAETDVLLTARAMGADRGILIQTDDEVEPLAVAKLLAKVAEEEQPGLIILGKQAIDDDSNQTGQMLAALLGWAQGTFASKVEIDGERVKVTREIDGGLETVDLKLPAIVTTDLRLNEPRYATLPNIMKAKTKPVAKKTVADYGVDVTPRLKTLKVVEPAKRQAGIKVGSVDELVEKLKGMGVA is encoded by the coding sequence ATGAAGGTCCTGGTACCGGTCAAGCGCGTGCTTGATTACAACGTGAAGCCCCGCGTGAAAGCGGACGGGACGGGCGTCGATCTGGCGAACGTCAAGATGAGCATGAACCCCTTCGACGAGATCGCGATCGAGGAAGCGGTGCGGCTGAAGGAGAAGGGCGCGGCGACTGAGATCGTCGTCGTCACCATCGGCGTCGCCAAGGCGGAGACCGATGTGCTGCTCACCGCACGCGCCATGGGTGCCGATCGCGGCATCCTGATCCAGACCGACGACGAGGTGGAGCCTCTGGCGGTCGCCAAGCTGCTCGCCAAGGTCGCCGAAGAGGAACAGCCCGGGCTGATCATCCTCGGCAAGCAGGCGATCGACGACGATTCGAACCAGACCGGGCAGATGCTCGCCGCGCTGCTCGGCTGGGCGCAGGGCACCTTCGCCTCCAAGGTCGAGATCGACGGCGAGCGCGTGAAGGTTACCCGCGAAATCGACGGCGGTCTCGAGACCGTCGACCTCAAGCTGCCGGCGATCGTCACCACCGATCTCCGCCTCAACGAGCCGCGCTATGCGACGCTGCCGAATATCATGAAGGCGAAGACCAAGCCGGTCGCGAAGAAGACCGTCGCCGATTACGGCGTCGACGTCACCCCGCGCCTCAAGACCCTGAAGGTCGTGGAGCCGGCCAAGCGCCAGGCGGGCATCAAGGTGGGTTCGGTCGACGAACTGGTCGAGAAGCTCAAGGGCATGGGAGTCGCGTGA
- a CDS encoding electron transfer flavoprotein subunit alpha/FixB family protein produces MKTLVWVEHDNQSVKDATLSTVTAAAKLGEVHLLVAGKGVSAVAEAAAQIAGVGKVHVADDAAYEHFLAENVAPLVVQLMGDHDAVLFPATTTGKNVAPRVAAALDVMQLSDILSVEGPDTFTRPIYAGNAIATVQTSDKKLVITVRGTAFDKAAAAGGSGTVEAVAAAGDTGLSTFAGSEIATSERPELTSAKIIVSGGRALGSQEQFHALIDPLADKLGAAVGASRAAVDAGYAPNDYQVGQTGKIVAPMVYVAVGISGAIQHLAGMKDSKTIVAINKDEDAPIFQVADIGLVGDLFTLVPELTEKL; encoded by the coding sequence ATGAAGACGCTGGTTTGGGTCGAACACGACAATCAGAGCGTCAAGGACGCGACGCTCTCCACCGTCACCGCGGCGGCAAAGCTGGGCGAAGTCCATCTGCTCGTCGCCGGCAAGGGCGTCTCGGCGGTGGCCGAGGCGGCGGCGCAGATCGCCGGCGTGGGCAAGGTCCATGTTGCCGACGATGCGGCCTATGAGCATTTTCTCGCCGAGAATGTCGCGCCGCTGGTCGTTCAGCTGATGGGCGACCACGACGCGGTGCTGTTCCCGGCAACCACCACGGGCAAGAACGTGGCGCCGCGCGTCGCCGCCGCGCTCGACGTGATGCAGCTGTCGGACATCCTCTCGGTCGAGGGTCCGGACACCTTCACGCGGCCGATCTATGCCGGCAACGCGATCGCCACGGTGCAGACCAGCGACAAGAAGCTGGTGATCACCGTGCGCGGCACCGCGTTCGACAAGGCGGCCGCGGCCGGCGGCAGCGGCACGGTGGAAGCCGTTGCGGCAGCCGGCGACACGGGTCTCTCGACCTTTGCCGGCTCGGAGATTGCGACGTCGGAGCGTCCGGAGCTGACCAGCGCCAAGATCATCGTCTCGGGCGGTCGCGCGCTGGGCTCGCAGGAGCAGTTCCACGCGCTGATCGACCCGCTGGCCGACAAGCTGGGTGCCGCGGTCGGCGCCAGCCGCGCGGCGGTGGACGCAGGCTATGCGCCGAACGACTATCAGGTCGGCCAGACCGGCAAGATCGTCGCGCCGATGGTGTATGTCGCGGTCGGCATCTCGGGCGCGATCCAGCACCTCGCCGGCATGAAGGATTCGAAGACGATCGTCGCGATCAACAAGGACGAGGACGCCCCCATCTTCCAGGTGGCGGACATCGGCCTCGTCGGCGACCTGTTCACGCTGGTGCCGGAGCTGACCGAAAAGCTCTGA
- a CDS encoding MFS transporter: protein MGGFAIGTTEFATMSLVPYFSKGLGIDEPTAGHVISAYALGVVVGAPLLAVAAAKWSRRTLLIALMASFALFNALSALAPTYHWMLLFRFLSGLPHGAYFGIASLVAASLVPNDQRSQAVGRIMLGLSVATVLGVPAANWLGQAVGWRWGFAIVAVLALITVLLVLWLAPEDRPQHGASPLRELRALANGQVWLTLGVSAIGFGGLFCVYTYVASTLMHVTGTPPWGVPLVLAVFGMGMIAGNLVVPRFADRALMPTGAALLVASAIALSLYPLAAHSLPLVALDVFAIGFAGALGPVLQTRLMDVAGEAQALAAALNHSAFNTANALGPWLGGLAIAAGYGWTSTGWVGALLALGGLAILGVAVLADRRTA from the coding sequence ATGGGCGGGTTCGCGATCGGCACCACCGAATTCGCGACGATGAGCCTCGTGCCCTATTTCTCCAAGGGCCTCGGCATCGACGAGCCGACCGCGGGCCATGTGATCAGCGCCTATGCGCTGGGCGTGGTGGTGGGCGCACCCCTGCTCGCCGTGGCGGCGGCGAAATGGTCCCGGCGGACACTGCTGATCGCGCTGATGGCGAGCTTCGCGCTGTTCAACGCGCTGAGCGCGCTGGCGCCGACCTATCACTGGATGCTGCTGTTCCGATTCCTCAGCGGGCTTCCGCACGGCGCCTATTTCGGGATCGCCTCGCTGGTCGCAGCCTCGCTAGTGCCGAACGACCAGCGCTCGCAGGCGGTGGGACGAATCATGCTCGGCCTCTCGGTCGCCACCGTGCTCGGCGTGCCGGCCGCCAACTGGCTGGGCCAGGCGGTGGGCTGGCGCTGGGGCTTCGCGATTGTCGCGGTGCTGGCGCTGATCACCGTATTGCTGGTGCTGTGGCTGGCCCCTGAGGACCGTCCCCAGCACGGCGCGAGCCCCTTGCGCGAGTTGCGTGCGCTGGCGAACGGCCAGGTCTGGCTCACCCTGGGGGTGAGCGCGATCGGCTTTGGCGGGCTGTTCTGCGTCTACACCTATGTCGCCTCGACGCTGATGCACGTCACCGGCACCCCGCCCTGGGGCGTGCCCCTGGTGCTGGCAGTCTTCGGCATGGGGATGATCGCGGGCAACCTTGTCGTGCCGCGCTTCGCCGATCGCGCGCTGATGCCGACCGGCGCGGCGCTGCTGGTCGCCAGCGCCATCGCGCTGTCGCTCTATCCGCTGGCGGCGCATTCGTTGCCGCTGGTGGCGCTGGACGTGTTCGCGATCGGCTTTGCCGGCGCGCTGGGGCCGGTGCTGCAGACCCGGCTGATGGACGTGGCGGGCGAGGCGCAGGCGCTGGCTGCCGCGCTCAACCACTCGGCGTTCAACACCGCCAATGCGCTCGGCCCCTGGCTGGGTGGCCTCGCGATCGCCGCGGGTTACGGCTGGACGTCGACCGGCTGGGTCGGCGCGCTGCTCGCGCTGGGCGGGTTGGCGATCCTGGGCGTGGCGGTGCTGGCGGACCGCAGGACCGCGTAA
- a CDS encoding lysine--tRNA ligase: MTTVTPELRAAALVSKAWPYEEARKLLKRYPQIASGGAPEKGHVLFETGYGPSGLPHIGTFNEVLRTTMVRRAFASLCDVPTRLIAFSDDMDGLRKVPDNVPNQEMLREHLGKPLTQVPDPFETHESFAHHNNARLREFLDQFGFEYEFASSTDYYTGGRFDDALKKVLRHYQGIMDVMLPTLRAERQATYSPVLPISPTSGIVLQVPVEVVDAEAGLIAFEDEGQRIVQSVLGGKAKLQWKVDWAMRWVALDVDYEMAGKDLIDSVTQSGKIARVLGGRSPEGFNYEMFLDEKGEKISKSKGNGLSLEQWLTYGPEESIAFYAYREPKKAKQLHLGVIPRAIDEYWQFRGNYAGQAVEQRLGNPVHHIHNGEPPAETLPVTFGLLLNLVGVMGEATKEQVWGYLANYVPDANPETYPALDRLIGYALAYARDFVAPTLKKRAPAGVEIDALKRLDAELAALPADATAEAIQDQVYEIGKTGGFENLRDWFKALYETLLGSEQGPRMGSFIALYGIANSRKLIAEALAKVA; encoded by the coding sequence ATGACCACCGTGACCCCCGAACTCCGCGCAGCCGCGCTCGTCTCCAAGGCTTGGCCCTATGAAGAGGCGCGCAAGCTGCTCAAACGCTACCCCCAGATCGCATCGGGTGGCGCGCCGGAGAAAGGCCATGTGCTGTTCGAGACCGGCTATGGTCCCTCGGGCCTGCCGCATATCGGCACGTTCAACGAAGTGCTGCGCACCACCATGGTCCGCCGCGCCTTCGCGAGCCTGTGTGACGTCCCCACCCGCCTGATCGCGTTCAGCGACGACATGGACGGCCTGCGCAAGGTGCCGGACAATGTGCCGAACCAAGAAATGCTGCGCGAACATCTTGGCAAGCCGCTTACCCAAGTGCCCGATCCGTTCGAAACACATGAAAGTTTCGCGCACCACAACAATGCACGGCTGCGCGAATTCCTCGACCAGTTCGGCTTCGAATACGAGTTCGCCTCCTCGACCGACTATTATACCGGCGGCCGCTTCGACGACGCGCTCAAGAAGGTGCTGCGCCACTATCAGGGCATCATGGACGTGATGCTGCCGACGCTTCGCGCTGAGCGCCAGGCGACCTATTCGCCCGTTCTGCCGATCAGCCCGACCTCCGGCATCGTGCTGCAGGTACCGGTCGAGGTCGTGGATGCCGAAGCGGGTCTGATCGCGTTCGAGGACGAGGGTCAGCGGATCGTCCAGAGCGTACTGGGCGGTAAGGCCAAGCTCCAGTGGAAGGTCGATTGGGCGATGCGCTGGGTCGCGCTCGACGTCGATTACGAGATGGCGGGCAAGGACCTGATCGACTCGGTCACCCAGTCGGGCAAGATCGCCCGCGTACTCGGCGGCCGCTCGCCCGAGGGCTTCAACTACGAGATGTTCCTCGACGAGAAGGGCGAGAAGATCTCCAAGTCCAAGGGCAACGGCCTCAGCCTCGAGCAATGGCTGACCTATGGCCCCGAGGAGAGCATCGCCTTCTACGCTTATCGCGAGCCGAAGAAGGCCAAGCAGCTGCACCTCGGCGTGATCCCGCGCGCGATCGACGAATATTGGCAGTTCCGCGGCAATTATGCGGGGCAGGCGGTCGAGCAGCGGCTCGGCAACCCGGTCCATCACATCCACAATGGCGAGCCGCCGGCGGAGACGCTGCCGGTCACCTTCGGGCTGCTGCTCAACCTGGTCGGGGTGATGGGCGAGGCGACCAAGGAACAGGTCTGGGGCTATCTTGCGAACTATGTCCCGGACGCGAACCCGGAAACCTATCCGGCGCTCGACCGTCTGATCGGCTATGCGCTTGCCTATGCCCGCGACTTCGTCGCCCCGACGCTCAAGAAGCGGGCGCCGGCGGGCGTCGAGATCGACGCGCTCAAGCGGCTCGATGCCGAACTCGCTGCCCTACCCGCCGACGCGACTGCCGAGGCGATTCAGGACCAGGTCTACGAGATCGGCAAGACCGGCGGCTTCGAGAATCTGCGCGACTGGTTCAAGGCGCTGTACGAGACGCTGCTCGGCTCCGAACAGGGGCCGCGCATGGGCAGCTTCATCGCGCTGTACGGCATCGCGAATAGCCGCAAGCTGATCGCGGAAGCGCTGGCGAAGGTGGCGTAA
- a CDS encoding APC family permease, whose translation MPTTNPRLERRLGTAGVLFLTLSITTPASSLFVIVPGCLQIAGTGTLLALAIAGVVCLATALIYAELSSAFPVAGGEYVMVGRTLGPAAGFMMLGVNACNNLLFPPVAALGIASVASTVLPGLPPVPVAIAVLLASTLVGILNIRFNALLTGAFLAAEVAAVLVILALGLAAPVRDLLPLLLHPVAPVGGALHPATAANIGLATSVAIFALNGYGAAVYFGEEMHGAPQRIARAILLALVGALLLEAVPIVAALVAAPDLPAFMSAEDPFGSFVRMRGGASLNLWVAIGIVVAIVNAVIACILANGRFFYATARDGSWGRPLDAWLAAIHPRFGSPARATLASGAIGIAACFLPLRLLLLLSGTGLIAIYAGLALATLVGRRRGTTGHAPYRMPLHPLPAIATLLVLAAVAWLNALDPDEGRPALIATGAQMLLSALYYRLVLRRRGWTARIEHAP comes from the coding sequence ATGCCGACGACGAACCCACGACTGGAGCGCAGGCTGGGGACTGCCGGCGTGCTGTTCCTAACCCTGTCGATCACCACCCCGGCATCGTCGCTGTTCGTCATCGTGCCGGGCTGCCTGCAGATCGCCGGTACAGGCACGTTGCTGGCACTGGCGATCGCTGGCGTGGTTTGTCTCGCCACCGCGCTGATCTATGCCGAGCTTTCCTCGGCCTTTCCGGTAGCGGGCGGCGAATATGTCATGGTGGGACGGACCTTGGGGCCGGCCGCCGGATTCATGATGCTGGGCGTCAATGCCTGCAATAACCTGCTCTTTCCGCCGGTGGCGGCGCTGGGGATCGCCTCTGTCGCCTCGACCGTGCTGCCTGGCCTTCCCCCGGTGCCGGTGGCGATCGCGGTGCTGCTGGCCTCGACGCTCGTCGGCATCCTCAACATCCGATTCAACGCGCTGCTGACCGGCGCCTTCCTCGCCGCCGAGGTGGCCGCGGTTCTGGTGATCCTGGCGCTGGGACTGGCCGCGCCGGTTCGCGACCTCCTGCCACTGCTGCTGCACCCGGTTGCGCCGGTCGGTGGCGCGCTACACCCCGCCACTGCGGCGAATATCGGCCTCGCCACCTCGGTCGCGATCTTCGCGCTCAACGGCTATGGCGCGGCCGTCTATTTCGGCGAAGAGATGCACGGAGCGCCGCAACGCATCGCCCGCGCGATCCTGCTGGCCCTCGTCGGCGCCCTGTTGCTCGAAGCCGTGCCGATCGTCGCCGCACTGGTCGCCGCGCCCGACCTCCCCGCCTTCATGTCCGCCGAGGATCCGTTCGGTAGCTTCGTGCGGATGCGCGGCGGGGCTTCGCTCAACCTGTGGGTCGCGATCGGCATCGTCGTCGCCATCGTCAATGCGGTGATCGCCTGCATCCTCGCCAATGGGCGGTTCTTCTATGCCACCGCGCGCGACGGAAGCTGGGGGCGGCCGCTGGACGCCTGGCTGGCCGCGATCCACCCGCGCTTCGGTTCGCCGGCGCGCGCGACGCTGGCCTCCGGCGCGATCGGCATCGCCGCCTGTTTCCTGCCGCTCCGGTTGCTCCTGCTGCTGAGCGGCACGGGCCTGATCGCGATCTATGCAGGGCTGGCGCTGGCCACCCTTGTCGGCCGGCGTCGCGGCACCACCGGCCACGCGCCCTACCGCATGCCGCTCCACCCCCTGCCCGCCATCGCCACGCTGCTGGTGCTGGCCGCCGTCGCGTGGCTCAATGCGCTGGACCCTGATGAGGGCCGGCCCGCGCTGATCGCCACGGGCGCGCAGATGCTGCTCTCTGCCCTCTATTACCGGCTGGTCCTGCGTCGGCGCGGCTGGACGGCGCGGATCGAGCACGCACCTTGA
- a CDS encoding fasciclin domain-containing protein, translating into MRKTRLASVTGLVGAALLATGAVAAVQKFPMVGGAAMYPTKNIVQNAVNSKDHTTLVAAVKAAGLVDTLSGPGPFTVFAPTNAAFAKLPAGTVDTLVKPENKATLTKILTYHVVAGKMSAAQIAANAKAHGGKAKLTTVQGEPITIMKGPSGGWMIQDAKGGKAKITIADVNQSNGVIHVIDSVLMP; encoded by the coding sequence ATGCGCAAGACCCGTCTCGCCTCGGTCACCGGACTTGTCGGTGCCGCGCTGCTCGCCACCGGCGCGGTTGCCGCCGTCCAGAAATTCCCGATGGTTGGCGGTGCCGCGATGTATCCGACCAAGAACATCGTCCAGAATGCGGTGAACTCCAAGGACCACACCACGCTGGTCGCCGCCGTGAAGGCCGCCGGGCTGGTCGACACGCTGTCGGGCCCGGGTCCGTTCACCGTCTTCGCGCCGACCAACGCCGCCTTTGCCAAGCTCCCCGCCGGCACCGTCGACACGCTGGTGAAGCCCGAGAACAAGGCGACGCTGACCAAGATCCTCACCTACCATGTCGTCGCCGGCAAGATGAGCGCGGCGCAGATCGCGGCCAATGCCAAGGCGCATGGTGGCAAGGCCAAGCTCACGACTGTGCAGGGTGAGCCGATCACCATCATGAAGGGCCCGAGCGGCGGCTGGATGATCCAGGATGCCAAGGGTGGCAAGGCCAAGATCACCATTGCCGACGTCAACCAGTCGAACGGCGTGATCCACGTGATCGACAGCGTCCTCATGCCCTGA
- a CDS encoding anti-sigma factor domain-containing protein, whose product MAEPLRPEEEDIALAAELALNLLEGDDLAAARRRQLADPAFAAAVERWVLDFAPLALGGADGAVPAGLWQRIEARLPGEDHAIVLALRRWRAIAIATSAVAAVLLAILLLRPVPQPVVLPPPPVVVAQITGTAGAALTARYDAEQGTLHVRTEALPASRRAPELWVIPAGGKPVSLGLAAPRGSRDLAVAPATRTLLAEGATLAVTLEDAATAPHAAPTSTPVAAGKITIL is encoded by the coding sequence ATGGCTGAGCCGCTGCGCCCCGAAGAGGAAGATATCGCGCTTGCCGCCGAGCTGGCGCTGAACCTGCTGGAAGGCGACGATCTCGCCGCCGCGCGTCGCCGGCAGCTGGCGGATCCCGCCTTCGCGGCAGCCGTCGAACGCTGGGTGCTCGATTTCGCGCCGCTGGCGCTGGGCGGGGCCGACGGGGCCGTCCCGGCCGGACTGTGGCAGCGGATCGAGGCGCGGTTGCCGGGCGAGGATCACGCCATTGTCCTCGCGCTGCGACGGTGGCGTGCGATCGCCATCGCCACGAGCGCGGTCGCCGCGGTGCTGCTCGCGATCCTGCTGCTGCGTCCGGTACCGCAGCCGGTGGTGCTGCCCCCGCCGCCGGTCGTCGTCGCGCAGATCACCGGCACCGCAGGCGCGGCGTTGACGGCGCGCTATGATGCCGAGCAGGGTACGCTCCACGTTCGTACCGAGGCGCTGCCGGCCAGCCGCCGTGCGCCCGAGCTATGGGTGATTCCGGCAGGCGGCAAGCCGGTGTCGCTCGGACTGGCTGCACCCCGGGGTAGCCGCGACCTGGCCGTGGCGCCGGCTACCCGTACGCTGCTGGCCGAGGGCGCGACGCTTGCAGTGACGCTGGAAGACGCCGCTACCGCGCCGCATGCCGCGCCGACCAGCACGCCGGTCGCCGCAGGAAAAATCACCATTCTTTAA
- the nhaA gene encoding Na+/H+ antiporter NhaA, whose amino-acid sequence MRRRIRHIRSATRAFLHGEAAGGIFLIAAAALAMLAANLPGISETYFHTLHLQTGPVIAPLHGPMTVHLWINDGLMAVFFLLVGLEIKREFVDGRLASWDRRRLPVIAAAAGMALPALVYLLIAGRTPGVTSGWAIPAATDIAFAIGVLAILGSRAPAALKLFLTTVAIVDDMGAVAIIAVAYTAHIDLLALGGAAVVLGIMIACNRFGVRHLAVYLTLAVVLWVLVFQSGVHATIAGVAAAMTIPLVKSPAAPDAADSPLHRLEHALHPWSAFLIVPLFGFANAGVSFEGLSPAILLEPLPLGIAAGLFLGKQLGIFGSIWLAVKTGIAKRPGNAGWRQIYGVSLLAGIGFTMSLFIGGLAFPGNELLVDEVKIGVLLGSIVSAVAGYAVLRSASTATPRIANPPSASSAPTQPVDVQP is encoded by the coding sequence ATGCGACGCCGAATCCGCCATATCCGCTCGGCGACGCGGGCCTTCCTCCATGGTGAGGCGGCGGGGGGCATCTTCCTGATCGCCGCCGCCGCGCTGGCGATGCTCGCGGCGAACCTGCCGGGCATCTCCGAAACCTATTTCCACACCCTGCACCTGCAGACCGGCCCGGTGATCGCACCGCTCCACGGCCCGATGACGGTGCATTTGTGGATCAACGACGGGCTGATGGCAGTGTTCTTCCTGCTCGTCGGGCTCGAGATCAAGCGCGAGTTCGTCGACGGACGGCTGGCGAGCTGGGACCGCCGCCGCCTGCCGGTGATTGCCGCCGCCGCGGGGATGGCGCTTCCCGCGCTCGTCTATCTGCTGATCGCCGGGCGCACCCCGGGCGTCACCAGCGGCTGGGCGATTCCGGCCGCGACCGACATCGCCTTCGCGATTGGCGTGCTGGCGATCCTCGGCAGCCGCGCGCCCGCCGCGCTCAAGCTGTTCCTGACGACGGTGGCGATCGTCGACGACATGGGCGCGGTGGCGATCATCGCGGTCGCGTATACCGCGCATATCGACCTATTGGCGCTGGGCGGCGCTGCCGTGGTGCTGGGCATCATGATCGCCTGCAACCGCTTCGGCGTGCGCCATCTCGCCGTCTATCTGACGCTGGCGGTGGTGCTGTGGGTGCTGGTGTTCCAGTCGGGCGTGCATGCCACCATCGCGGGCGTTGCCGCGGCGATGACCATCCCGCTGGTCAAGTCCCCCGCCGCACCCGACGCCGCCGACTCCCCGCTCCACCGGCTGGAGCATGCGCTGCACCCCTGGTCGGCGTTCCTGATCGTGCCGCTGTTCGGCTTCGCCAATGCCGGGGTCTCGTTCGAAGGCCTATCCCCGGCGATCCTGCTTGAGCCGCTGCCGCTTGGCATCGCCGCAGGCCTGTTCCTCGGCAAGCAACTCGGCATCTTCGGCAGCATCTGGCTGGCGGTGAAGACCGGCATCGCCAAGCGCCCCGGCAATGCCGGCTGGCGGCAAATTTACGGCGTGTCGCTGCTCGCGGGCATCGGCTTCACGATGAGCCTGTTCATCGGCGGCCTCGCCTTCCCCGGCAACGAACTGCTGGTCGACGAGGTGAAGATCGGCGTGCTGCTCGGCTCGATCGTGTCGGCGGTGGCGGGTTACGCGGTCCTGCGGTCCGCCAGCACCGCCACGCCCAGGATCGCCAACCCGCCCAGCGCGAGCAGCGCGCCGACCCAGCCGGTCGACGTCCAGCCGTAA
- a CDS encoding phytanoyl-CoA dioxygenase family protein has product MTLDFERDGAAHLAGAAAPFLDRLWALAEALPADRAGLRLHGVNGVAELLTSDALGAAAAEHLGPAARPVRAIWFDKSPANNWALGWHQDRTIAVRARADIPGYGPWSTKQGLLHVEPPFAVLDSMVTVRIHLDPVLEDNAPLLVAPGSHRLGRVPEAEIAKAVAACGTVTCVAESGDIWAYHTPILHASATSSASGHRRVLQVDYTTFDLPSPLEWLGL; this is encoded by the coding sequence GTGACGCTCGATTTCGAACGCGATGGGGCGGCGCACCTTGCCGGTGCGGCCGCCCCTTTTCTTGACCGACTATGGGCGCTGGCGGAGGCCCTGCCGGCAGACAGGGCCGGGCTGCGGCTGCATGGCGTAAATGGTGTCGCCGAACTGCTCACATCCGATGCGTTGGGCGCGGCCGCCGCTGAACATTTGGGCCCCGCAGCGCGGCCCGTGCGCGCGATCTGGTTCGACAAGAGCCCGGCGAACAACTGGGCGCTGGGCTGGCATCAGGATCGCACCATCGCCGTCCGTGCACGCGCGGATATTCCCGGCTATGGCCCGTGGTCGACCAAGCAGGGCCTGCTCCATGTCGAGCCGCCCTTCGCTGTCCTCGACTCCATGGTGACGGTGCGGATTCATCTCGATCCGGTGCTGGAGGATAACGCGCCGCTCCTTGTCGCCCCCGGTTCACATCGGCTCGGGCGCGTGCCGGAAGCGGAAATCGCGAAGGCGGTCGCGGCATGCGGCACCGTGACGTGCGTCGCCGAGTCAGGCGATATCTGGGCCTATCACACGCCCATCCTCCATGCGTCGGCCACGAGCAGTGCGTCCGGCCATCGCCGCGTGCTGCAGGTGGACTACACGACCTTCGACCTGCCTTCGCCGCTGGAATGGCTCGGTCTGTAA